The sequence CCCACGGAGACAACGGGCCCGGCTCGAGGTGGATCAGCAGTTCCCAGCCGGGAATGACGGCGGGCATGTACCGCTGCGACGGCCTTTGGGCTCCTCCGACTAGTTCTCAGCTCCTTCTCGCCGATGCTTCAGCGCTACCCGCTCTCCGACACATCCTGGAGTACTGCGAAGCACACATGCCCTACTCCCTTTCCATTACCGACGTGATCGCAGTAATTACTGATTTCGACGAAGTGGAGGATGGATTAACTGACCAGTGGGCCAGAAAGGTCCGGACCCTGCGCATTATAGAACCTCAAAAAACCGCCGAACCGGAAGCAACAATAAGGGAGATGAATGACATCTGCTCCAAGAATATTCCCACCTCCGTCTGGGTCGCCGGAGAAGGAGAAATCGCCAAAGCGGTACGGAGCACCGCCCTTGATACATGGGGCATACCCAAAGAGCAGGTGACGTGGTCTCCCTACTGGTTTTACGGGCGTGCCCGCCCCTAAGGCAGCCCGCACCCTAAACCCCTAAAGCCTTAAATTCACTAGAGTAGGCTACCCTTCATCAACCAAGGGCGTGGTGATTGGCAATC comes from Corynebacterium cystitidis and encodes:
- a CDS encoding siderophore-interacting protein, encoding MNHSLELLTVTSNQLLKPRLRRLTFYSPSFQDFRLTSPDEFFGLLMPQSGQQFQPFKLEGANIRAAVAQLPKTIRPDLRWYTIRHHHPTKATIDVDIVTHGDNGPGSRWISSSQPGMTAGMYRCDGLWAPPTSSQLLLADASALPALRHILEYCEAHMPYSLSITDVIAVITDFDEVEDGLTDQWARKVRTLRIIEPQKTAEPEATIREMNDICSKNIPTSVWVAGEGEIAKAVRSTALDTWGIPKEQVTWSPYWFYGRARP